From a region of the Impatiens glandulifera chromosome 4, dImpGla2.1, whole genome shotgun sequence genome:
- the LOC124935840 gene encoding uncharacterized protein LOC124935840 produces MGNCQTIDEATLVIQHPGGKVEKMYWPIAASEVMKMNSGHCVALLLLSPPPSTTTTTTSTVRITRIKLLRPTDTLILGHTYRLITTQEVMKELAKKHAKLKNKQLESNTVNHKKIPDTKPTQGLENVTRRHSKTATLPNSLPITTRSRQSWQPSLRSISEASGKS; encoded by the exons ATGGGTAATTGTCAGACCATTGATGAAGCAACCCTAGTGATACAACACCCAGGTGGTAAAGTGGAGAAGATGTATTGGCCTATTGCTGCTAGTGAAGTCATGAAAATGAACTCCGGCCACTGTGTTGCTCTTCTCCTCCTATCTCCACCTCcttccaccaccaccaccaccacttcTACTGTTCGAATTACTCGAATTAAACTACTCCGGCCAACTGATACCCTTATCCTTGGCCATACTTACAGGCTCATCACCACTCAAG AGGTAATGAAAGAATTGGCCAAGAAACATGCCAAGCTGAAGAATAAACAATTGGAATCAAACACAGTAAATCACAAGAAGATACCTGATACAAAACCCACACAG GGATTAGAAAATGTAACAAGGAGACATTCAAAGACAGCAACATTACCAAACTCTCTACCAATAACTACAAGATCAAGACAATCATGGCAGCCTTCTTTAAGGAGTATCTCTGAAGCATCAGGAAAAAGCTGA
- the LOC124935796 gene encoding calmodulin-binding protein 60 A-like isoform X2, translated as MNPSHCRTLLLRFMNKLPKQVWTGSKVEGEDGNCIKVALVDEVTGEIVKSGPGASARTRIMMIDGNYTGENDLNEKINEANKRTELRLKGDAFLSLKEGIGCIDNLHFVHERTWFNKGTFVFVATLVDNIDAIKVKAAVMEPFTIKDHRNSLYKKKEIPSLDDFIWRLKKISRGSPVYKFLEKSNITTLLTFLRELNLNPERLQQIVGAHMTDKAFKATVSHAEKCEFDREKFYKCNDVVFNIVGEIVGGYFKGDFLRFDEFNDHNKVIARNTVLYAFEHGNYFRHTINSNTVSNQMISSVNPQIGDIPGPSSVTDFDLESIFFHIDTISRIAQERWKNLYRLFRRRNVVVSEFGNDNNNAQKRQRIC; from the exons ATGAATCCCTCCCATTGTCGAACCTTGCTACTTCGTTTCATGAACAAACTTCCTAAACAAGTATGGACGGGGTCAAAAGTCGAGGGAGAAGATGGAAATTGCATTAAAGTCGCATTGGTTGATGAAGTGACAGGGGAAATTGTCAAGTCTGGTCCTGGGGCTTCAGCACGCACACGAATAATGATGATTGATGGCAATTATACGGGTGAGaatgatttgaatgaaaagATCAATGAGGCAAACAAAAGAACAGAGCTACGTCTTAAAGGAGATGCATTCTTATCTCTCAAGGAAGGGATTGGCTGCATCGATAATCTCCATTTTGTGCATGAGAGAACATGGTTTAACAAAGGCACGTTTGTTTTTGTGGCTACACTAGTGGATAATATTGATGCGATTAAGGTGAAAGCAGCTGTAATGGAACCGTTCACCATCAAGGATCATCGCAACTCAT TGTATAAGAAGAAAGAAATACCATCTTTAGATGACTTTATTTGGAggctaaaaaaaattagtagaGGAAGCCCTGTTTACAAGTTCTTGGAGAAAAGTAATATAACAACACTTCTCACTTTTCTGAGAGAATTGAACTTGAACCCTGAAAGGCTTCAACAA ATCGTTGGCGCTCACATGACTGATAAAGCGTTTAAAGCAACAGTAAGCCATGCTGAGAAGTGTGAGTTCGATAGGGAAAAGTTTTACAAATGCAATGATGTAGTCTTCAATATTGTTGGAGAAATCGTGGGTGGTTATTTCAAAGGTGACTTTCTTCGTTTTGATGAATTTAATGACCATAACAAG GTTATTGCTCGAAATACTGTGTTGTATGCGTTTGAACATGGGAATTATTTTCGTCATACAATTAATAGCAACACTGTTTCCAATCAGATGATCTCATCTGTTAATCCCCAGATTGGAGATATACCGGGTCCATCCTCTGTTACAGATTTTGATTTAGAGAGTATCTTTTTCCATATTGATACGATTTCAAGAATTGCTCAGGAAAGATGGAAAAATTTGTATAGACTGTTCAGGAGGAGAAATGTTGTTGTTTCAGAGTTCggtaatgataataataatgcGCAGAAAAGGCAAAGGATCTGCTAA
- the LOC124935796 gene encoding calmodulin-binding protein 60 A-like isoform X1 produces MSNIRRLGLEDDNGGFSPNNDRSLEEQLSTILSPSQKAALELLVIRTYRNQIEPEIEALIRRIVRDYVSSFLVDIQTRIPANVMNPSHCRTLLLRFMNKLPKQVWTGSKVEGEDGNCIKVALVDEVTGEIVKSGPGASARTRIMMIDGNYTGENDLNEKINEANKRTELRLKGDAFLSLKEGIGCIDNLHFVHERTWFNKGTFVFVATLVDNIDAIKVKAAVMEPFTIKDHRNSLYKKKEIPSLDDFIWRLKKISRGSPVYKFLEKSNITTLLTFLRELNLNPERLQQIVGAHMTDKAFKATVSHAEKCEFDREKFYKCNDVVFNIVGEIVGGYFKGDFLRFDEFNDHNKVIARNTVLYAFEHGNYFRHTINSNTVSNQMISSVNPQIGDIPGPSSVTDFDLESIFFHIDTISRIAQERWKNLYRLFRRRNVVVSEFGNDNNNAQKRQRIC; encoded by the exons ATGTCGAATATTCGCCGGTTAGGGCTAGAAGACGACAACGGTGGATTCTCTCCAAACAATGATCGTTCTTTGGAAGAACAGTTATCTACAATACTCTCTCCATCGCAAAA GGCGGCGTTGGAATTGCTAGTGATCCGTACTTATAGGAATCAGATTGAACCGGAGATTGAAGCTTTGATCCGAAGAATT GTGAGAGATTATGTCAGCTCTTTCCTTGTGGACATACAAACGAG GATTCCTGCCAATGTAATGAATCCCTCCCATTGTCGAACCTTGCTACTTCGTTTCATGAACAAACTTCCTAAACAAGTATGGACGGGGTCAAAAGTCGAGGGAGAAGATGGAAATTGCATTAAAGTCGCATTGGTTGATGAAGTGACAGGGGAAATTGTCAAGTCTGGTCCTGGGGCTTCAGCACGCACACGAATAATGATGATTGATGGCAATTATACGGGTGAGaatgatttgaatgaaaagATCAATGAGGCAAACAAAAGAACAGAGCTACGTCTTAAAGGAGATGCATTCTTATCTCTCAAGGAAGGGATTGGCTGCATCGATAATCTCCATTTTGTGCATGAGAGAACATGGTTTAACAAAGGCACGTTTGTTTTTGTGGCTACACTAGTGGATAATATTGATGCGATTAAGGTGAAAGCAGCTGTAATGGAACCGTTCACCATCAAGGATCATCGCAACTCAT TGTATAAGAAGAAAGAAATACCATCTTTAGATGACTTTATTTGGAggctaaaaaaaattagtagaGGAAGCCCTGTTTACAAGTTCTTGGAGAAAAGTAATATAACAACACTTCTCACTTTTCTGAGAGAATTGAACTTGAACCCTGAAAGGCTTCAACAA ATCGTTGGCGCTCACATGACTGATAAAGCGTTTAAAGCAACAGTAAGCCATGCTGAGAAGTGTGAGTTCGATAGGGAAAAGTTTTACAAATGCAATGATGTAGTCTTCAATATTGTTGGAGAAATCGTGGGTGGTTATTTCAAAGGTGACTTTCTTCGTTTTGATGAATTTAATGACCATAACAAG GTTATTGCTCGAAATACTGTGTTGTATGCGTTTGAACATGGGAATTATTTTCGTCATACAATTAATAGCAACACTGTTTCCAATCAGATGATCTCATCTGTTAATCCCCAGATTGGAGATATACCGGGTCCATCCTCTGTTACAGATTTTGATTTAGAGAGTATCTTTTTCCATATTGATACGATTTCAAGAATTGCTCAGGAAAGATGGAAAAATTTGTATAGACTGTTCAGGAGGAGAAATGTTGTTGTTTCAGAGTTCggtaatgataataataatgcGCAGAAAAGGCAAAGGATCTGCTAA
- the LOC124933512 gene encoding calmodulin-binding protein 60 A-like, with product MPQSTDDAEVGGRTPLRKLPSVVTEIMKMTVDAESTEAEHLMSGMVDEEVELAMANQLHLGSRKCDLGNKTANLESRSLHLEFSVKLHSPALTGRQLRGEGSTSLQVVLVNSHTGQIVRSGPESSAQVEIVLLSPDFSVSNWTAEDFNDKIVRGNGGKRLLTGDVQINLKDGVGILSNVSFTHTKCWRSKCEFRLGARVLKPTANRVREAKTEPFGVEDRRGQLYGKHYPPLLSDQVWRLKCIMKDGAYHKRLEKEGVNTVKDLWTLLNTNQQRLHNILTGMAAKLWEELVDHLRTCILDTKLNFYWCSLNQNGVVFNVVGQIVGIFEKHQYTAIQNLSGTQKDLAVNLVASALTNFAEVTTFDDEASLFDSFSRLSIADQPLESPQVSESNQMQLSSLDEFYIPDILITDDQILNQPSPISDHIVTFDDYQPLPPVCSESDTIGINDFSFWDRDNNVNEMYNRHLDFPSPKTYSIICEANDIMQAYNNNHDFEDNNIRDTVMTTTSQKKCFSKRRAQIRWRKLSNVLKFVSVRQDVAKKGKVENNGAISFHERVALNDIVRARSAVAGLGDSGNNRRRKEIQQRVDGEFCLA from the exons ATGCCGCAGAGCACAGACGATGCAGAAGTTGGAGGAAGAACTCCTTTGAGAAAATTGCCAAG TGTGGTAACGGAGATAATGAAGATGACAGTTGACGCGGAATCTACCGAAGCAGAACATCTGATGTCAGGAATG GTTGATGAGGAAGTGGAATTAGCAATGGCAAATCAACTGCATTTAGGTAGCAGGAAATG TGATTTAGGGAATAAGACAGCAAATTTAGAATCAAGAAGCTTACATCTTGAATTCTCTGTGAAACTCCACTCACCAGCCTTAACAGGAAGACAACTTAGAGGAGAAGGTTCAACCTCTCTTCAGGTAGTTTTAGTCAATTCTCATACTGGACAGATTGTTAGATCGGGTCCTGAATCCTCTGCACAAGTGGAAATAGTACTGCTTTCCCCGGACTTTTCTGTCTCCAACTGGACTGCTGAAGATTTTAACGATAAGATTGTTAGAGGAAATGGTGGGAAGAGACTTCTTACTGGAGATgttcaaataaatcttaaagATGGTGTTGGCATTCTTAGTAATGTTTCTTTCACCCACACTAAATGCTGGAGGTCAAAGTGTGAGTTCAGGTTAGGTGCTAGGGTCTTAAAACCTACTGCAAATAGAGTAAGGGAGGCTAAGACAGAGCCCTTTGGAGTTGAGGATCGTCGTGGGCAAT TGTATGGGAAGCATTACCCGCCTCTTCTATCTGATCAAGTTTGGCGATTGAAATGTATTATGAAAGACGGGGCTTACCATAAACGATTAGAGAAAGAAGGTGTCAACACTGTGAAGGATCTTTGGACTCTACTCAATACAAATCAACAGAGGCTGCacaat ATCCTCACTGGCATGGCAGCTAAATTGTGGGAAGAACTCGTGGACCATTTGCGCACGTGCATACTTGATACTAAGTTAAACTTCTACTGGTGTTCGCTTAATCAAAACGGAGTGGTTTTCAATGTCGTAGGTCAAATCGTCGGAATATTCGAAAAACACCAGTACACTGCCATTCAGAATCTGTCTGGAACTCAAAAG GATCTTGCTGTCAATCTGGTGGCATCTGCATTAACCAATTTCGCGGAAGTTACCACTTTTGACGATGAGGCATCTCTATTCGATAGCTTTTCACGCTTATCTATAGCAGATCAACCTTTAGAGTCACCCCAAGTGAGCGAATCTAATCAAATGCAGTTATCTAGCTTGGATGAATTTTATATCCCGGATATTCTTATTACTGATGACCAAATTCTGAATCAACCGAGCCCTATTTCTGACCATATTGTTACATTCGATGATTATCAGCCACTACCACCCGTTTGTTCCGAGTCTGATACAATTGGCATCAATGATTTTAGTTTCTGGGACAGGGACAATAATGTCAATGAGATGTATAATCGACATTTGGATTTCCCTAGTCCCAAAACATACTCGATTATATGTGAAGCCAACGACATAATGCAGGCCTATAATAACAACCATGATTTTGAAGACAACAATATTAGAGACACGGTAATGACAACCACGAGTCAGAAAAAGTGTTTTTCGAAGAGAAGAGCTCAGATAAGATGGAGAAAGCTATCGAATGTGCTGAAGTTTGTCTCGGTTAGGCAGGACGTGGCTAAAAAAGGAAAGGTTGAGAATAATGGTGCCATCAGTTTCCATGAAAGGGTTGCTCTGAACGATATTGTAAGGGCTCGGTCTGCTGTGGCTGGTTTAGGGGACAGTGGAAACAATCGTCGTCGAAAAGAGATACAGCAAAGAGTCGATGGAGAGTTTTGTCTAGCGTAA
- the LOC124934386 gene encoding mannose-1-phosphate guanyltransferase alpha-like has translation MGTSDERVVAVIMVGGPTKGTRFRPLSLNIPKPLFPLAGQPMVHHPINACKRIPNLAHIYLIGFYEEREFALYVSSISNELRVPVRYLREDKPHGSAGGLYNFRDWIMEDNPSHIFVLNCDVCCSFPLPEMLYAHKQYGGIGTILVIKVSAETANQFGELVADPVTKELLHYTEKPETFVSDLINCGVYIFTPEIFTAIEGVSSQRANKANLRRLSSFEALQSATRSFPSEFVRLDQDILSPLAGKKQLYTYETKDFWQQIKTPGISLKCSELYLHQYRFTSPHLLTKGGDDTKSPHIVGDVYIHPSAKVHPTAKIGTNVSISANARIGPGVRLIGCIILDDVEIKENAVVINAIVGWKSSVGRWSRVQAVGDSNAKLGVTILGEAVTVEDEVVVVNCIVLPNKTLNVSVQEEIIL, from the exons ATGGGGACATCGGATGAGAGAGTTGTGGCCGTGATCATGGTTGGCGGTCCAACGAAAG GTACTCGTTTTCGTCCATTGTCGTTAAATATTCCAAAGCCATTATTTCCATTAGCTGGCCAACCAATGGTTCATCATCCCATCAATGCTTGTAAAAGG ATACCAAATTTGGCGCATATCTATCTAATTGGTTTCTACGAGGAGCGTGAATTTGCACTATATGTTTCCTCAATTTCAAATGAACTTAGAGTTCCCGTCAG ATATTTGAGAGAGGATAAACCACATGGTTCGGCTGGTGGACTCTACAACTTTAGAGATTGGATTATGGAAGATAATCCG TCACATATTTTCGTGCTCAATTGCGATGTTTGCTGCAGCTTCCCACTGCCTGAGATGCTTT ATGCTCATAAACAATATGGTGGGATAGGAACAATCCTAGTAATCAAG GTCTCTGCAGAGACTGCCAACCAGTTTGGGGAGCTGGTTGCTGATCCTGTTACCAAAGAGTTGCTGCATTATACAGAGAAGCCTGAAACTTTT GTGAGTGATCTAATAAATTGCGGCGTTTACATCTTTACGCCAGAAATTTTTACAGCAATTGAGGGTGTTTCTAGTCAACGTGCAAATAAAG CTAACTTAAGACGTCTTTCCAGCTTTGAAGCCCTTCAATCAGCCACAAG GAGTTTTCCTTCCGAATTTGTGAGATTGGATCAAGACATTTTATCACCTCTTGCTGGGAAAAAACAGCTGTACACATATGAAACCAAGGACTTTTGGCAACAAATAAAAACTCCAGG AATATCCTTGAAATGTTCAGAATTGTATCTCCACCAATATCGGTTCACTTCTCCTCATCTATTGACAAAAGGAGGGGATGACACAAAGAGTCCCCATATTGTTGGTGATGTTTACATCCATCCATCAGCAAAGGTGCATCCTACTGCTAAG ATTGGTACAAATGTCTCCATATCTGCAAATGCAAGAATAGGGCCTGGTGTAAGGCTCATCGGCTGTATTATCCTTGACGATGTTGAAATCAAG gaGAATGCTGTTGTTATTAATGCAATTGTTGGATGGAAATCTTCTGTTGGTAGATGGTCAAGAGTCCAG GCTGTAGGTGACTCTAATGCAAAGCTAGGGGTTACAATTCTCGGTGAAGCGGTTACAGTAGAAGACGAGGTTGTGGTGGTGAATTGTATTGTTCTTCCTAACAAAACTCTTAATGTCAGCGTTCAAGAAGAGATCATACTATGA
- the LOC124935897 gene encoding two-component response regulator ARR5-like gives MPATTMAAVEYPIHVSDLSPLNTGEELHVLAVDDSYVDRKVIERLLKVSSCRVTAVDSGRRALQYLGLEGGNNSGGFEGLKVNLIMTDYSMPGMTGYELLKRIKESKVLREIPVVIMSSENILTRIDRCLEEGAKDFLLKPVKLADVKRLKDTIIQGQDEEEDDNGDGDGDGEKETCNKRKQQEQQDEVIIPSPSSSPDLQTSPLAPLAPLLIQPLLKRSKLV, from the exons ATGCCTGCAACAACCATGGCCGCAGTTGAATATCCGATTCACGTTTCCGATCTATCTCCGTTGAATACCGGCGAGGAGTTACATGTACTCGCCGTCGATGACAGTTACGTTGATCGGAAAGTCATCGAGCGTTTGCTCAAGGTCTCTTCCTGCAGag TTACGGCAGTTGATAGCGGAAGAAGAGCATTGCAATATCTAGGTTTAGAAGGAGGAAATAACTCAGGTGGATTTGAAGGATTGAAAGTTAACTTGATAATGACTGATTATTCAATGCCTGGAATGACTGGATATGAATTACTTAAGCGAATCAAG GAATCGAAAGTATTGAGAGAAATACCTGTTGTGATCATGTCATCTGAGAACATCTTAACTCGAATCGATCGATGTTTAGAAGAAGGAGCGAAGGATTTTCTTCTCAAACCTGTGAAATTAGCTGATGTTAAGCGATTGAAGGATACAATCATTCAAGGacaagacgaagaagaagatgacaaTGGCGATGGCGATGGCGATGGAGAAAAGGAAACATGTAATAAACGTAAACAACAAGAACAACAAGACGAAGTTATCATACCATCGCCATCATCGTCGCCGGATCTGCAAACTTCTCCATTGGCGCCATTGGCGCCATTGTTGATTCAACCTCTTTTGAAAAGAAGTAAATTAGTCtga